From the Cryptomeria japonica chromosome 2, Sugi_1.0, whole genome shotgun sequence genome, one window contains:
- the LOC131055411 gene encoding uncharacterized protein LOC131055411: MIVAEYARDPWASGIVDGSVIDTRYTLVDDLIIYKSRIFLVPGSKVKQSILRALHDSPTVGHPGYFKTYRQVWEWFTWKGLKSDVLQYVRECPVCQQNKQEHTFPAGLLQPLPIPDQKWECISMDFITGFPKAQGYDCIYLSPTDGWTDGDSEQVGGRLFEELRGWSAEGMGEMDSFVVPRAGDLLQESKDIVDALKDNMPYKQSTLKKSGSEKLKPRYYEPFRIIKRVGELAYELELPADSRVHNVFHVLRLKKALGQHVVPSTVLPPLDDEGKLILVPESILDSREK; this comes from the exons ATGATAGTGGCAGAGTATGCTAGAGACCCATGGGCATCAGGGATAGTTGATGGGTCAGTTATTGATACTCGGTATACACTTGTAGATGATTTGATTATCTACAAGAGCAGGATTTTTCTAGTCCCAGGATCGAAGGTGAAGCAATCTATATTGAGGGCTCTTCATGATTCACCTACAGTTGGTCACCCTGGGTACTTCAAGACATATAGACAGGTTTGGGAGTGGTTCACTTGGAAAGGGCTTAAGTCAGATGTTTTGCAGTATGTTCGTGAGTGCCCTGTTTGTCAGCAGAACAAACAAGAGCACACCTTTCCAGCTGGGCTCctacagccacttcccattccagaTCAGAAGTGGGAATGCATATCTATGGACTTCATTACGGGCTTTCCCAAGGCTCAAGGGTATGATTGCATCTAC ttatcacccACAGATGGATGGACAGACGGAGATAGTGAACAAGTGGGTGGAAGGTTATTTGAGGAATTACGTGGTTGGTCAGCAGAGGGCATGGGTGAGATGGATTCATTTGTAGTTCCACGTGCCGGGGATTTGCTTCAGGAGAGCAAGGACATTGTTGATGCTCTCAAGGATAATATG CCCTACAAACAGTCTACTCTTAAGAAGAGTGGGTCAGAAAAGCTTAAGCCACGCTATTATGAGCCTTTCAGGATTATCAAGCGGGTAGGAGAGTTGgcttatgagcttgagcttccagcaGATAGCAGGGTGCACAATGTGTTCCATGTGTTGCGCCTCAAGAAGGCATTAGGACAGCATGTTGTGCCTTCCACAGTGctaccacccttggatgatgaggggaagttgataTTGGTGCCAGAGTCTATTTTGGATAGTAGGGAGAAATAG